A portion of the Calliphora vicina chromosome 5, idCalVici1.1, whole genome shotgun sequence genome contains these proteins:
- the LOC135960895 gene encoding tetratricopeptide repeat protein 37 yields the protein MSTKEVKALLKGVREAISAEKYKDAVKMCEEVLKAEPNSYMGHLLMGAAYQSWNKQEAAKYLRKAIEYCAPQQPTVALHGLSNCAPTEELPKILEQLIELVPDKQLDYLEKLFTIASNSKVAQESFNIFRRLAVKSQDDEKKTILLKYLGRIWIQHNLPVEAGDEQLYKSSLESILLDASSDVYLSASKRFIKLLFKQDDLNLCLERACNLIEFYPEDIYAYEWICKIYCEHYNFSKKDCLESLKNPIDFYATKLLELNGESSLGWLVKAIDLYNSEKFVAARDILYKVQKIQPNYEVAIKLLAFAEMQLEAYGLAEELWCQLKANDSQEHAICLSHSEEKSKLNEAVTILKAKELTMEIKQALARCYYKLEDNERLQSLELDALSKAEFLLSPSEAIEYIQSSVTDLDSYYVLFLMGKCYYEVQNYNNALTSILKATRLKPYSSECFYYLGRIYFATNDIVRSRKCFEKNVTLNPLNEKAVENLSVIYQQLEEEDLNLSLLVNTLKYLKNSERSKHIHYKLGLHYLNVQRCDEAIQSFRTAIKHDVTCMIYWESLGDAYAERGSYNSAIRVFQKILEMQPDNLYAKLQIALMKTTIRMFTEAIQDFDNLLKDNENYLPALKGAAEAHIGLSNNLKLENLFGRAKYHLQMAINMLQRCFLNPEHLSMVWLWRLAANVFVATAQMPESLANLDVSGKLAKRDTDIACLTRKDLLNLALRFYTCALKIKQNTYLWYELALCAYYSADYMPEDAKIHLEMATKACQMAIKEQTNRWHNWNLLGVISLHSVIDNLPLAQHCFIQALNIERKSYTTWTNLGVLYLKLNEIKLANLAFQRAQQSSPVYPNAWIGQAMIAEAILEEIEAVDLFRHCQQFEFHAESSLGYAHWICHILSDKKKYQLPHYKYAIETMYADTVALDAINWYNILEENNPSPSAYSFQGFLSERQKLYRPALKAYAMAAENCAPGAERDLLYTNLGYVHLKLNEPTEAINAFNKVTHASFKPIIGLALAYFKAGQHQESYSVYSSVLKSVAGIEDDKASRILVAMASMVYAFQGEADTKTILYQCILLKDSPIQALYSACALGILHHDNQLSETILIELKKYENSEQHAAHIAFLTAQYYKANQQPRKALAYLMTRVHIFPQCAELRKVLASFLLDNYGHKRQYYNATSQIALSAISLVHGSKTKKSNCIEDSETLLIASKALQPVDTQRSLKLIQRAILLHPSNKNAWNALLKVH from the exons ATGTCCACTAAGGAAGTAAAAGCTTTGCTGAAGGGAGTACGAGAAGCTATAAGCgctgaaaaatataaagatgCTGTTAAAATGTGTGAA GAAGTTTTAAAGGCCGAGCCCAATAGTTACATGGGACATCTGCTAATGGGTGCCGCATATCAAAGCTGGAATAAGCAGGAGGCTGCTAAATATTTACGTAAAGCTATTGAATATTGTGCACCTCAACAGCCAACTGTTGCTTTGCATGGCCTGTCGAATTGTGCGCCGACTGAGGAGCTGCCAAAAATTTTAGAACAATTAATAGAACTAGTGCC CGACAAACAATTGGATTATCTAGAGAAACTGTTCACCATTGCGTCCAATAGTAAAGTAGCTCAAGAATCTTTTAATATCTTTAGACGCCTAGCAGTAAAATCTCAAGATGAtgaaaagaaaactattttattgaaatatttaggtCGTATTTGGATACAACATAATTTACCAGTGGAGGCTGGTGATGAACAATTG TATAAATCTTCTTTAGAATCTATACTATTGGATGCTTCCTCAGACGTTTATTTGTCGGCTTCTAAACGTtttataaagttattatttaaacaagacGATTTAAACCTGTGTTTGGAACGTGCTTGCAACTTGATTGAATTCTATCCTGAAGATATATACGCTTACGAGTGGATTTGCAAGATCTATTGTGAACATTATAACTTTTCGAAAAAAGATTGCCTTGAGAGTTTAAAAAATCCTATAGATTTTTATGCCACAAAATTATTGGAATTAAATGGAGAATCAAGTTTAGGCTGGTTGGTGAAAGCAATTGATCTTTATAATTCAGAAAAATTTGTGGCAGCAAGAGATATTTTGTACAAAGTGCAAAAAATACAACCCAACTATGAGGTGGCAATTAAATTGTTGGCTTTTGCCGAAATGCAATTGGAAGCGTATGGTTTAGCCGAGGAGTTATGGTGTCAACTTAAAGCAAATGATAGCCAGGAACATGCTATTTGTCTTTCGCACAGCGAAGAAAAGTCGAAATTAAATGAAGCTGTAACGATATTAAAAGCCAAGGAATTAACTATGGAAATAAAGCAAGCTTTAGCAAG GTGTTATTACAAATTAGAAGACAATGAAAGACTTCAGAGTTTAGAACTGGATGCATTAAGCAAAGCTGAATTTTTACT TTCTCCCTCTGAAGCTATTGAATACATACAATCATCTGTTACAGATTTAGATAGCTATtacgttttgtttttaatggGAAAATGCTATTATGAAGTACAAAATTATAACAATGCCTTAACCTCTATTTTAAAAGCTACTCGTTTAAAACCATATAGTTctgaatgtttttattatttgggTAGAATTTATTTTGCTACAAATGATATAGTACGTTCAAGAAAAtgctttgaaaaaaatgttacacTTAATCCATTAAATGAGAAAGCTGTGGAAAATCTATCTGTTATATATCAGCAATTGGAAGAAGAG gatttaaatttatcattgcTTGTGaacactttaaaatatctaaaaaactcGGAAAGATCTAAACATATACACTATAAGCTGGGCTTACATTATCTAAATGTCCAGAGGTGTGATGAg GCAATACAGTCATTCCGCACAGCTATTAAACATGATGTAACCTGCATGATATATTGGGAATCCTTAGGTGATGCTTATGCCGAAAGAGGTTCATACAACTCAGCCATAcgtgtatttcaaaaaattcttgAAATGCAACCCGATAACTTATACGCCAAGTTACAAATTGCCCTAATGAAGACAACGATACGCATGTTTACGGAGGCCATACAAGATTTTGATAATTTACTTAAAGACAATGAAAACTATTTGCCAGCTTTAAAGGGGGCAGCCGAAGCCCACATTGGATTGTCAAATAACTTAAAGTTAGAAAATCTATTTGGCAGAGCTAAATATCATTTACAAATGGCCATCAATATGCTGCAAAg atgcTTTTTAAATCCTGAACATTTAAGTATGGTTTGGCTGTGGCGTTTAGCGGCCAACGTTTTTGTAGCTACTGCTCAAATGCCTGAATCATTAGCAAATCTGGATGTTAGTGGTAAATTAGCTAAACGCGATACAGATATAGCTTGTTTGACACGCAAAGACTTGTTAAATTTGGCTCTAAG ATTTTATACTTgtgctttaaaaattaaacaaaatacttatttgtGGTATGAATTGGCGCTATGCGCTTACTATTCAGCTGACTATATGCCCGAGGATGCCAAAATTCATTTAGAAATGGCTACGAAAGCCTGCCAAATGGCCATTAAGGAACAAACAAATAGATGGCATAATTGGAATTTATTAGGTGTTATAAGTTTGCACTCTG ttatagATAATTTGCCTTTGGCTCAACATTGTTTTATACAAGCCCTGAACATAGAGCGTAAATCATATACAACTTGGACAAATTTgggagttttatatttaaaacttaatgaaataaaattggccaATCTGGCCTTTCAAAGAGCCCAACAATCTTCACCAGTATATCCCAATGCATGGATTGGTCAAGCTATGATTGCTGAAGCTATATTGGAGGAGATAGAAGCTGTTGATTTATTCCGCCATTGTCAACAATTTGAGTTCCATGCCGAATCTTCCCTGGGCTATGCCCATTGGATTTGTCATATTCTATCGGACAAGAAAAAATATCAATTGCCGCACTATAAATATGCCATTGAGACCATGTATGCTGATACAGTTGCATTGGATGCCATCAATTGGTATAATATATTAGAAGAAAATAATCCCTCACCTTCGGCCTACTCATTTCAAGGTTTTCTAAGCGAACGTCAAAAATTATATAGACCGGCGCTTAAGGCGTACGCAATGGCTGCCGAAAACTGTGCTCCTGGTGCGGAGCGTGAtcttttgtatacaaatttggGCTATGTACATCTAAAACTCAATGAGCCCACTGAAGCCATTAATGCTTTCAATAAGGTCACACATGCTTCATTTAAACCTATTATAGGTTTAGCTTTGGCCTATTTTAAAGCCGGTCAACATCAAGAATCGTATTCGGTTTATAGTTCGGTGCTGAAGAGTGTTGCCGGTATTGAGGATGATAAAGCATCACGCATTTTGGTGGCCATGGCATCAATGGTTTATGCATTTCAGGGTGAAGCCGATACAAAGACTATTTTATATCAGTG CATACTCCTTAAAGATTCTCCCATACAAGCCTTGTACTCTGCCTGTGCTTTGGGCATTCTACATCACGACAATCAATTGTCAGAGACCATATTGATAGAGTTAAAGAAATACGAGAATTCTGAACAGCATGCTGCCCATATTGCCTTCCTAACGGCACAATATTATAAAGCAAAT CAACAACCTCGCAAAGCTCTGGCATATCTAATGACGCGTGTTCATATTTTCCCACAATGTGCCGAGTTGCGTAAAGTTTTGGCCAGTTTCCTATTGGATAATTATGGTCATAAACGTCAATATTATAATGCCACCAGTCAAATAGCTTTAAGTGCCATTTCATTGGTGCATGGCAGTAAAACGAAAAA AAGCAATTGTATTGAGGACTCGGAAACTTTATTAATTGCCAGCAAAGCTCTACAGCCGGTGGATACACAACGTTCTTTAAAACTTATACAACGAGCTATATTATTGCATCCTTCGAATAAGAATGCTTGGAATGCTTTATTAAAAGTTCATTAA